In Defluviitalea raffinosedens, a genomic segment contains:
- a CDS encoding carbohydrate ABC transporter permease → MDVKVKKVLSLAAIILGIAGVILALIMDFSGSENPLRGAILVIGGLMVLAGFYFLPSKNHKKIINVLFLFPLLLAFTVTVIIPFIFGVFYSLTDWNGIKFENFVGLQNYITMFTSNDYMYSVVITFIFSAINIVLVNVIAFSLALLCTSKIKGKNYYRAAFFVPNLIGGIVLGYVWQFIFNKVLTVLIPGSVSMLTDPNLALLAIIIVSSWQYSGYIMMIYVTGLQGVPKDVLEASAVDGADRLTTLFRIKMPLIANTFTICIFLTLINSFKQFDLNFAITNGAPSRILNGVSILSTELLALNIYKTAISKNQYALGQTKAVVFFIVLAIISLTQVAISKKREVEM, encoded by the coding sequence TCCGGAAGTGAAAACCCACTGCGCGGAGCCATTCTGGTAATTGGCGGCCTTATGGTGTTGGCAGGCTTTTACTTTTTGCCAAGCAAAAATCATAAAAAGATTATCAATGTTTTATTTCTCTTTCCCTTACTGTTAGCTTTTACAGTGACTGTAATAATTCCGTTTATATTTGGTGTTTTCTATTCATTGACTGATTGGAATGGTATTAAATTTGAGAATTTTGTAGGGCTACAAAATTATATTACAATGTTTACGTCTAACGATTATATGTATTCGGTTGTTATAACTTTTATTTTTTCTGCGATCAATATAGTACTGGTAAATGTAATAGCTTTTTCACTGGCTTTACTTTGCACTTCGAAAATTAAAGGGAAAAATTATTATAGAGCTGCATTTTTCGTACCCAATTTGATTGGTGGTATTGTACTCGGTTATGTATGGCAATTTATTTTCAACAAAGTATTAACAGTGCTTATTCCTGGTAGTGTTTCTATGTTAACAGATCCTAATCTTGCATTACTCGCAATAATTATTGTAAGCAGCTGGCAGTATTCAGGCTATATTATGATGATTTATGTTACAGGCTTACAAGGTGTACCCAAGGATGTGCTGGAAGCTTCAGCTGTTGACGGTGCTGACCGATTAACCACTTTATTCCGTATAAAAATGCCATTAATAGCAAACACATTCACAATATGTATTTTCTTAACGCTTATCAATTCTTTTAAACAATTTGATTTAAACTTCGCAATTACCAATGGTGCTCCAAGCCGAATATTGAACGGAGTGTCTATTTTATCAACTGAGTTGTTGGCATTAAATATTTATAAGACTGCTATTTCAAAGAATCAGTATGCCTTAGGTCAGACAAAAGCAGTTGTATTCTTTATCGTTCTTGCAATTATTTCACTGACTCAAGTTGCTATTAGCAAGAAGAGGGAGGTAGAAATGTAA
- a CDS encoding carbohydrate ABC transporter permease — protein sequence MKAQNVASTKNVAIDEIPEGRKKIGIFLLEILAIALVLLFLFPFFLVLINSAKQSADIIISPLNMPEKWGQLFTNMNNVIHNQNFNYWKSFFSSLFITTVSLVLISLFSSMAAWILVRNKTKWSNFIFMTLVAAMIIPFQVVMLPLLSTFRELSDFIGIRMLTSYKGLIFAYIGFGGSMSVFIFHGFIKSIPYELEEAALIDGCTPEGTFFRILFPLLKPIQVTVLILNGVWIWNDFLLPSLMLGLNGKIKTLPIAVTSFVGSYVKQWDLILTAALLAMLPIIVLFIFAQKQIIRGMVEGAIK from the coding sequence ATGAAAGCACAAAATGTAGCAAGTACTAAGAATGTGGCAATAGACGAAATTCCAGAAGGAAGAAAGAAAATAGGGATTTTTCTCTTGGAAATCTTGGCAATTGCATTGGTACTCCTGTTTTTATTCCCCTTCTTCTTGGTACTGATCAATTCGGCTAAGCAAAGTGCTGATATTATTATCAGCCCGTTAAACATGCCCGAAAAATGGGGACAATTGTTTACAAATATGAATAATGTAATTCATAACCAAAATTTTAACTACTGGAAATCCTTCTTTAGTTCATTGTTTATTACAACGGTGAGCTTAGTTTTAATATCACTTTTTTCCAGTATGGCAGCGTGGATTTTGGTTCGAAATAAAACCAAGTGGTCCAATTTCATATTTATGACGCTTGTAGCTGCGATGATTATTCCTTTCCAGGTAGTTATGTTGCCTCTCTTATCAACATTTAGGGAATTGTCCGATTTTATTGGAATCCGAATGTTAACCAGTTATAAAGGATTAATATTTGCTTATATAGGTTTTGGTGGATCTATGTCTGTATTTATATTCCACGGATTTATTAAATCAATCCCTTATGAACTGGAAGAAGCAGCTCTGATAGATGGATGCACTCCTGAAGGTACTTTTTTCCGAATCCTTTTCCCACTGTTAAAGCCAATTCAAGTGACTGTACTCATATTGAATGGTGTTTGGATCTGGAACGATTTCTTATTGCCATCCCTTATGCTGGGCTTGAACGGAAAAATTAAGACACTGCCGATTGCAGTAACCAGCTTTGTTGGTTCTTATGTTAAGCAATGGGATTTAATATTGACAGCAGCATTGCTGGCAATGCTTCCAATTATAGTATTGTTCATATTTGCGCAGAAGCAAATTATCCGAGGTATGGTAGAAGGAGCAATAAAATAA